In Spirochaeta thermophila DSM 6578, the following proteins share a genomic window:
- a CDS encoding ATP-dependent 6-phosphofructokinase: MLFEITSLGTPKIPSPIGLSTVVGDSIANYVGDEEGILHRIEVRKGEQVAADETVVLEKAGPRERLYFDPKHVHAGIITCGGLCPGLNDVIRSIVRCLWLRYGVRRISGIQFGYRGLLPEYQYPVIPLDPEVVDDIHKLGGTILGSSRGGGERTEELVDALEQLNINVLFTIGGDGTQRGALRMAKEIERRGLKIAVVGVPKTIDNDIMYIDKSFGFETAVALAAQAVSAAHTEAHSAINGIGLVKVMGRESGFIAAHTALAVHEANFVLIPEVPFDLEGENGLLVHLERRLARRNHAVIIVAEGAGQDLMGPSEERDESGNVKLRDIGAFLKDRIKEYFGRRGIPINLRYIDPSYMIRSAPACASDSVYCSRLGTNAVHAAMAGKTRLVIGLVNNHFVHLPMEVVVSQRKRIDPEGSLWRDVLEATQQPLRMEND; the protein is encoded by the coding sequence ATGTTGTTCGAGATTACCTCGCTGGGCACGCCAAAGATCCCTTCCCCCATCGGTCTCTCGACGGTGGTAGGTGATTCGATCGCCAACTATGTGGGCGATGAGGAGGGGATTCTCCACAGGATAGAGGTGCGGAAGGGCGAGCAGGTGGCGGCGGACGAGACCGTGGTGCTCGAGAAGGCGGGGCCTCGCGAGAGGCTCTACTTCGATCCCAAGCACGTGCACGCGGGGATCATCACCTGCGGGGGGCTCTGCCCGGGACTGAACGATGTGATCAGATCGATCGTCCGATGCCTGTGGCTCAGGTACGGGGTGAGGAGGATCTCAGGGATCCAGTTCGGCTATCGAGGGCTGCTCCCCGAGTACCAGTATCCGGTGATCCCGCTCGATCCCGAGGTGGTGGACGATATCCACAAGCTGGGGGGTACGATACTGGGTTCTTCCCGGGGCGGTGGGGAACGTACCGAGGAGCTGGTGGATGCCCTCGAGCAGCTCAACATCAACGTGCTCTTCACCATAGGTGGCGATGGGACGCAGCGGGGGGCCTTGAGGATGGCGAAGGAGATCGAGCGCCGGGGGCTCAAGATCGCGGTGGTGGGGGTGCCGAAGACCATCGACAACGACATCATGTACATCGACAAGTCGTTCGGGTTCGAGACCGCGGTGGCGCTCGCGGCCCAGGCGGTCTCGGCGGCGCACACCGAGGCGCACTCGGCCATCAATGGGATAGGTTTGGTGAAGGTGATGGGCAGGGAGTCGGGGTTCATCGCGGCGCACACGGCGCTCGCGGTGCACGAGGCGAACTTCGTGCTCATCCCCGAGGTGCCGTTCGACCTCGAGGGTGAGAACGGCCTGCTCGTCCACCTGGAACGGCGGCTCGCGAGGCGCAACCACGCGGTGATCATCGTCGCAGAGGGGGCGGGCCAGGACCTGATGGGCCCCTCCGAGGAACGGGACGAGTCAGGGAACGTGAAACTGCGGGACATCGGGGCGTTCCTGAAGGATCGCATAAAGGAGTACTTCGGCAGGCGTGGTATTCCCATCAACCTGCGGTACATCGATCCGAGCTACATGATCCGCAGCGCGCCGGCGTGTGCCTCGGACTCGGTGTACTGTTCCCGCCTGGGGACGAACGCGGTACATGCCGCCATGGCGGGCAAGACGCGGCTCGTGATCGGCCTGGTGAACAACCACTTCGTTCACCTCCCGATGGAGGTGGTGGTCTCCCAGAGGAAGAGGATCGATCCCGAGGGGAGTCTCTGGCGGGACGTGCTCGAGGCCACGCAGCAGCCCTTGCGGATGGAGAACGACTAG
- a CDS encoding metallophosphoesterase, producing the protein MGWRRIVVVGDLHGLYREAVGLLSHAGVVAEGGRWCGEGVCLVFLGDVCDRGYDSASLYRAIQRWQGEARGYESRVVFLVGNHEALNLAGISPYMTLEEMEGYVKGDEDPRVAVRRAFGKGGWVRDWLEQQHVVVKVGPYVFGHGDVPVGWEGVWVEEGDAWVMGQVREVGEVRGVEELGAWPGLFDEARSVLWCRDAQMGEEEAFVDRLASFLERNGGVRYICGHTPQQDGRFFLGYEDRYLCVDTGMVYSRLYGVGGLSYLLIEEGRGWGVYLTDEGEERELVFDDTSV; encoded by the coding sequence ATGGGGTGGCGAAGGATCGTGGTGGTGGGGGATCTGCATGGGCTCTACAGGGAGGCCGTCGGGCTGCTTTCGCATGCAGGGGTGGTGGCCGAGGGGGGGAGGTGGTGTGGGGAGGGGGTGTGCCTCGTGTTCCTGGGTGATGTGTGTGATCGGGGGTACGACTCTGCGTCACTCTACCGTGCGATCCAACGGTGGCAGGGGGAGGCGAGAGGGTACGAGTCCCGGGTGGTGTTCCTGGTGGGGAACCACGAGGCGCTCAACCTCGCGGGAATCTCGCCCTACATGACCCTCGAGGAGATGGAGGGGTACGTGAAAGGGGACGAGGATCCCCGGGTGGCGGTGCGGCGCGCGTTCGGGAAGGGGGGATGGGTGCGGGACTGGCTCGAGCAGCAGCACGTGGTGGTGAAGGTGGGGCCGTACGTCTTCGGCCACGGCGACGTGCCGGTGGGGTGGGAGGGGGTGTGGGTGGAGGAGGGGGATGCGTGGGTGATGGGGCAGGTGCGGGAGGTGGGGGAGGTGCGGGGGGTGGAGGAGCTCGGGGCGTGGCCGGGGCTGTTCGACGAGGCGCGGAGCGTGCTGTGGTGCAGGGATGCGCAGATGGGGGAGGAGGAGGCCTTCGTGGACCGGCTCGCCTCGTTCCTGGAGAGGAACGGTGGTGTGCGCTACATCTGCGGCCACACCCCTCAGCAAGACGGTCGTTTCTTCCTGGGGTATGAGGACCGGTACCTCTGTGTGGACACCGGGATGGTCTACTCCAGGCTCTATGGCGTGGGAGGCCTCTCCTACCTCCTCATCGAAGAAGGGAGGGGATGGGGGGTCTATCTCACCGATGAAGGGGAGGAGCGGGAGCTCGTCTTCGACGATACGTCGGTATGA